A single genomic interval of Spirosoma taeanense harbors:
- a CDS encoding GH39 family glycosyl hydrolase translates to MKRLFALLGVLLFPGCLPVAAQQSMPTVAIQVDLSKSKGRMDPVWAWFGYDEPNYTYMKDGKKLLSELAALSPVPVYVRAHNLLTTGDGTPALKWGSTNAYTEDANGKPVYNWTIIDKIFDTYIQRGMKPLAQIGFMPEALSSKPQPYRHHWEPGQPYQKILTGWTYPPKDYQKWAELIYQWVTHSVKRYGKAEVESWYWELWNEPNSGYWGGTPEEYQKLYDYSMDAVRRALPTARVGGPHVTGPAGKGAAAFLNAFLEHCRSGKNAVTGKTGAPLDFVAFHAKGAPRIIDGYVRMNLGTQLRDISSGFQIVASYPEFSRLPIIIGESDPEGCAACGMHTNPENAYRNGTLYSSYTAAAFARKYELADYHKVNFKGAVSWSFEFEDQPWFYGFRDLATNGVDKPVLNVFRMYGMMRGNRVAVDGNLAYNMLTVRDSSVRRAAPDINALAARDTTRNAATVMVWNYHDDNLPAPDSPVSVTVNGIPAAQVKVTHYRIDQTHSNAYTVWQQMGSPQKPTPQQVATLGKAGQLQVLTAPETVQTTGGAVQLRTALPRQGVSLYQLTW, encoded by the coding sequence ATGAAACGACTTTTTGCCTTGCTGGGCGTGCTCTTATTCCCCGGCTGCCTGCCTGTAGCGGCTCAACAATCTATGCCGACGGTGGCCATTCAGGTCGATCTGTCGAAATCCAAAGGCCGCATGGACCCAGTCTGGGCGTGGTTCGGCTATGATGAGCCGAATTACACCTACATGAAAGACGGCAAAAAGCTGCTGTCTGAACTGGCGGCTCTAAGTCCGGTACCAGTTTACGTCCGGGCGCACAACCTGCTGACGACCGGCGACGGAACGCCCGCGTTGAAATGGGGGTCAACCAACGCCTATACCGAAGACGCCAACGGCAAGCCGGTCTATAACTGGACGATCATCGACAAAATTTTCGATACCTACATTCAGCGCGGTATGAAGCCGCTGGCCCAGATTGGCTTTATGCCCGAGGCTCTCTCCTCTAAACCGCAACCGTATCGGCACCATTGGGAACCGGGCCAGCCTTACCAGAAAATTCTGACCGGCTGGACGTACCCGCCCAAAGACTACCAGAAATGGGCGGAACTGATTTATCAGTGGGTGACGCATTCGGTGAAACGTTACGGTAAAGCCGAAGTCGAAAGCTGGTACTGGGAGTTATGGAATGAACCCAACAGTGGCTACTGGGGTGGTACGCCCGAAGAGTATCAGAAGCTGTATGACTATTCAATGGACGCCGTTCGTCGGGCGCTGCCAACGGCCAGAGTGGGCGGGCCGCACGTAACGGGTCCGGCGGGTAAGGGCGCTGCTGCTTTTCTGAACGCTTTTCTGGAGCACTGCCGCAGCGGAAAGAACGCCGTAACGGGTAAAACCGGCGCCCCGCTCGATTTTGTAGCCTTTCACGCCAAAGGTGCCCCCAGAATTATAGACGGTTACGTCCGGATGAATCTGGGAACTCAGCTGCGCGATATTTCGAGCGGGTTTCAGATTGTGGCGTCGTATCCGGAGTTCAGTCGGCTGCCGATCATTATTGGCGAGTCGGACCCGGAAGGCTGCGCGGCCTGTGGGATGCACACCAATCCGGAAAACGCCTATCGGAATGGTACGCTGTATTCGAGCTATACGGCGGCTGCCTTTGCCCGGAAATACGAACTGGCCGATTACCACAAGGTTAATTTCAAAGGGGCCGTGTCGTGGTCGTTTGAGTTTGAAGATCAGCCCTGGTTTTATGGGTTTCGCGACCTGGCGACAAACGGGGTCGATAAGCCGGTGCTGAACGTCTTTCGTATGTACGGCATGATGCGCGGCAACCGGGTGGCCGTTGACGGGAACCTGGCCTACAACATGCTGACCGTGCGGGATTCGAGCGTTCGGCGGGCTGCACCGGATATTAACGCCCTGGCGGCCAGAGATACCACCCGGAACGCGGCAACCGTGATGGTCTGGAATTACCACGACGATAACCTGCCCGCCCCCGACTCGCCCGTGTCCGTTACGGTAAATGGTATCCCGGCTGCTCAGGTAAAAGTTACGCACTACCGCATTGACCAGACCCACAGCAACGCTTATACGGTCTGGCAGCAGATGGGATCGCCCCAGAAACCCACGCCCCAGCAGGTTGCAACGCTGGGAAAAGCGGGTCAGCTTCAGGTGCTCACGGCTCCGGAAACCGTGCAAACAACCGGCGGTGCGGTGCAGCTCAGGACCGCTTTACCCCGGCAGGGCGTATCCCTATACCAATTGACGTGGTAA
- a CDS encoding efflux RND transporter permease subunit: MSITEIAIKRPLLVTTIFTVLVLFGFLSYKQLSYNLLPKFEANVISVSTVYRGASADEVETNVTKRIEDALSSLEGLDRINSTSQESASIIIVQLKNGIDVNQAQQDAQRKVDQIVNLLPDEADKPTLNKFSTDELPVLRMGVTANLSPTQIYDLIDDKLKPQLSNVPGVGQISIIGGTEREIQVNVDQEKLRAYSLSIGQVSQAINLANASYPAGQLKTQESQYSIRFDATVETTNRLRSLIIARRADGGQILLRDVAEVVDGTADATAINHINAKPSIGVQVQKQSDANAVDVSQLVRERISRIEKQYANIGLKFNVASDQSVYTLASANAVVDDLFLAVLIVSVVMLMFLHSFRSSLFVLVALPSSMIPTFILMYVFGFSLNLMTLMALSLVVGILVDDSIVVLENINRHMEMGKDKRTAALDGRNEIGFTALAITLVDIVVFVPLALTSGLIGNILREFSLVVVFSTLMSLIVSFTLTPLLVSRFGKLEVLNPKSLWGKLNLGFERFLDTLKEAYGRILTAALGHKRWVFIAVIVLFVGSIALVPMGFVGAAFMQQSDQGEFNVSIELAPTASIYQTNQTAQRVEQLLLKHPEVTNVFTNVGYTSSGIATSSNSNVADMNVKLVDKAKRNVSTEDFGSRVKQEIAQIPGVRVTVSPVSIAGGTQAPIQIAIKGTDLVSIRQAAAQVKEVVQSVPGTQDVQYSVKDPKPEVSVRLNRERMAQLGINAAEVGQALQTAFRGDDRSKFKENGNEYDILISLDRFDRSNPADISRLTFVNNQGHSFELSQFAQVEQQVGESVLQRIDRLSAISVNSQVVGRPTGSVGADIQAKMANVKLPEGITIDYLGQLQQQSDAFGSLGQALILGILLVYFIMVALYESVVYPFVVLFSIPVALVGALLALALSMQSLTVFSIVGLIMLLGLVAKNAILIVDFTNQLKAEGMPVVEALIEAGKERLRPILMTTLAMIVGMLPIALASGAGAEVKNGMAWVIIGGLSSSLLLTLLVVPSVYLVVDRIIARFTGKKTQPKKPQELEVAKAIS; encoded by the coding sequence ATGTCAATTACCGAAATTGCCATAAAACGACCGTTGCTGGTGACGACTATCTTCACCGTACTGGTCCTGTTTGGCTTCCTGAGCTATAAGCAGTTGTCCTACAACCTGCTGCCGAAGTTTGAAGCCAACGTAATTAGTGTTTCGACGGTTTACCGGGGTGCCTCGGCCGACGAAGTTGAGACGAACGTAACCAAGCGCATTGAAGATGCACTGTCGTCGCTGGAAGGTCTGGACCGGATCAATTCCACCTCGCAGGAAAGCGCTTCGATTATCATTGTTCAGCTGAAAAACGGCATTGACGTCAATCAGGCGCAGCAGGATGCCCAGCGCAAGGTTGACCAGATTGTTAACCTGCTGCCCGATGAGGCCGACAAGCCGACGCTGAACAAGTTCTCGACCGACGAGCTGCCGGTTCTGCGGATGGGCGTTACGGCGAACCTCTCGCCTACCCAGATTTATGACCTGATTGACGATAAACTGAAGCCGCAACTGTCGAACGTACCGGGTGTTGGCCAGATCAGCATCATCGGTGGCACGGAGCGGGAGATTCAGGTGAACGTTGATCAGGAGAAACTGCGGGCCTATAGTCTTTCCATTGGTCAGGTCTCGCAGGCTATCAACCTGGCCAATGCCAGCTACCCGGCCGGTCAGCTGAAAACCCAGGAGAGCCAGTACTCGATTCGCTTCGACGCCACGGTCGAGACCACGAACCGACTGCGCAGCCTGATCATTGCCCGGCGCGCCGATGGCGGTCAGATTCTGCTGCGGGACGTAGCCGAAGTAGTGGATGGTACGGCCGACGCCACCGCCATCAACCACATCAACGCTAAGCCTTCGATTGGGGTGCAGGTGCAGAAACAGTCTGACGCCAACGCCGTTGACGTAAGCCAGCTGGTGCGCGAACGGATTAGCAGGATCGAAAAGCAGTACGCCAACATCGGTCTGAAATTCAACGTAGCATCCGACCAGTCGGTCTATACGCTGGCATCGGCCAACGCCGTGGTAGATGATTTGTTCCTGGCCGTTCTGATCGTATCGGTTGTCATGCTGATGTTCCTGCATAGCTTCCGCTCGTCCTTGTTTGTGCTGGTAGCGCTGCCGTCGTCCATGATTCCGACGTTCATTCTGATGTATGTATTCGGCTTCTCGCTGAACCTGATGACCCTGATGGCCCTGTCGCTCGTTGTCGGTATCCTCGTTGACGACTCGATTGTGGTGCTGGAGAACATCAACCGGCACATGGAAATGGGCAAGGACAAGCGTACGGCGGCTCTGGACGGCCGGAACGAGATTGGCTTCACGGCGCTGGCCATTACGCTGGTTGACATCGTGGTATTCGTACCGTTGGCGCTGACCTCCGGCCTGATCGGGAACATCCTGCGCGAATTCTCGCTGGTGGTTGTCTTTTCAACCCTGATGAGTCTCATCGTGTCGTTTACGCTGACACCCCTGCTGGTTTCGCGCTTCGGTAAGCTGGAAGTTCTGAACCCTAAATCGCTCTGGGGCAAGCTGAACCTGGGCTTCGAGCGGTTCCTGGATACCCTGAAAGAAGCCTATGGCCGGATTCTGACGGCTGCGCTGGGGCACAAGCGGTGGGTATTCATCGCCGTGATTGTGCTGTTCGTCGGCTCGATTGCCTTAGTGCCGATGGGCTTCGTTGGAGCCGCCTTTATGCAGCAAAGCGACCAGGGTGAATTCAACGTCAGCATCGAACTGGCACCAACGGCTTCTATTTACCAGACTAACCAGACGGCTCAGCGGGTTGAACAACTGCTGCTCAAACACCCGGAGGTGACCAATGTCTTCACCAACGTAGGCTACACCAGCAGCGGTATTGCTACGTCGTCGAACAGCAACGTTGCCGACATGAACGTAAAACTCGTTGACAAAGCAAAACGGAATGTATCAACGGAAGATTTTGGCAGCCGCGTCAAGCAGGAGATTGCCCAGATTCCGGGGGTCCGCGTAACGGTTAGCCCGGTATCGATTGCCGGGGGTACGCAGGCACCGATTCAGATCGCCATTAAAGGCACGGATCTGGTGTCAATTCGGCAGGCAGCCGCTCAGGTAAAAGAGGTTGTTCAGTCGGTACCTGGTACGCAGGACGTTCAGTATTCGGTAAAAGATCCCAAGCCGGAAGTCAGTGTCCGTCTGAACCGTGAGCGCATGGCCCAGTTGGGCATCAATGCCGCCGAGGTAGGTCAGGCGCTGCAAACCGCGTTCCGGGGCGATGACCGCTCGAAGTTTAAAGAGAACGGCAACGAGTACGACATTCTGATCAGTCTGGACCGGTTCGACCGCTCAAACCCAGCCGACATCAGCCGCCTGACGTTCGTCAACAACCAGGGCCACTCGTTTGAACTGTCGCAGTTTGCACAGGTTGAGCAGCAGGTGGGCGAAAGCGTTCTGCAGCGGATTGACCGGCTGTCGGCTATCTCGGTCAACTCGCAGGTTGTGGGTCGCCCGACGGGTTCGGTTGGTGCCGACATTCAGGCTAAGATGGCGAACGTAAAACTGCCCGAAGGCATCACGATTGATTACCTCGGTCAGCTGCAGCAGCAGTCCGACGCTTTCGGCAGTCTGGGCCAGGCCCTGATTCTGGGTATTCTGCTGGTGTACTTCATCATGGTGGCTCTGTACGAAAGTGTGGTGTATCCGTTCGTCGTTCTGTTCTCTATTCCGGTCGCCCTGGTGGGTGCCCTGCTCGCCCTCGCCCTGTCGATGCAGAGTCTGACGGTCTTCTCGATTGTGGGTCTGATTATGCTGCTCGGTCTGGTAGCCAAGAACGCCATTCTGATCGTAGACTTTACGAACCAGCTTAAAGCCGAGGGAATGCCCGTGGTCGAAGCCCTGATCGAAGCCGGTAAGGAACGTCTCCGCCCGATCCTGATGACGACGCTGGCGATGATTGTCGGTATGCTGCCGATTGCCCTGGCCAGCGGTGCCGGTGCCGAAGTAAAGAATGGCATGGCCTGGGTGATCATCGGTGGTCTGAGCAGCTCGCTGCTGCTGACGCTGCTGGTAGTGCCGTCGGTGTACCTGGTCGTTGACCGGATCATCGCACGCTTTACGGGTAAGAAAACCCAGCCGAAAAAGCCGCAGGAACTCGAAGTGGCCAAAGCGATCAGCTAA
- a CDS encoding glycosyl hydrolase: protein MKKRFLFTLLLISGIAAAQPAIRTTSQQAKPWTYWWWMGSAVNEKDITHQLEQFAQAGLGGVHIIPIYGVKGYESQFIPFLSDRWLAVFAHTVREGERLGMGVDLTTGTGWPFGGPNVTPDIAAKAWQVQKDQLVTRPTRQQVKRAGPGGQGPVVDYFSKAAMEQYLKRFDSTLIHLPMRPRAVYNDSYEVYGANWTDNFLNEFRNRRSYDLASQLTAFLDTSQTEQSILVHQDYHQTLAELLRDGFTQTWADWARKAGYLTRNQAHGSPGNLIDLYARVDIPETESFGSSRYPIPGLRVDKGYEVERFGTPNPLAMKFASSAANLTGKPLVSSESGTWLANHFQVSLSQLKPQFDELFTAGINHIFYHGIPYSPRAESWPGWLFYASTNYGPSSHFWPHLPLLNQYVERCQTRLQNSRPDNDVLVYFPIHDLWATPAKSEGRIHQLEVHHVERWLLPQPYGQLGEQLLQRGYSFDGISDELLNGLSITKQGIRSAGGATYQVILVPRTTYIPETTLRQLDKLARQGARVVFEGDLPQQAAGFHEHQTRSAEVQRLGESLKKQPSVTISADPYDALNRLGIRVEPWAAQGLSFIRKRRPARQSADTTQYFIANLGNRYHQNWVTLSAKGHVSRYDPLTGHTEVLPVRQGKNGQPEVFLAVEPGQSCFINVAPSTAHKPAGRPVSSVSQQPQNSRSEPALVLQGPWQFQFGPGRPALIASATLPTLVSWTALSDSAGYFSGIGRYTTMFNLPAGQSAAQAFVLDLGDVREVADVRLNGQLLGTAWCLPFRLTIPANRLKRTGNRLEVAVTNLSANYMRLYDRLNPSWKKFNDINIVDIRYRPFDATTWEAMPSGLLGPVTLRPVASMSEGHALGR, encoded by the coding sequence ATGAAAAAACGTTTCCTGTTTACCCTTTTGCTCATCAGCGGCATTGCGGCCGCACAGCCTGCCATACGAACGACTTCTCAACAGGCAAAGCCCTGGACATACTGGTGGTGGATGGGCAGTGCCGTCAATGAAAAAGACATAACGCATCAACTGGAGCAGTTTGCCCAGGCCGGGCTGGGGGGGGTCCATATCATCCCGATCTACGGCGTTAAGGGGTATGAGTCGCAGTTCATTCCGTTTCTGAGCGATCGCTGGCTGGCAGTCTTTGCGCACACGGTTCGGGAGGGGGAGCGGCTGGGCATGGGCGTAGATCTGACGACCGGCACGGGCTGGCCTTTCGGCGGACCGAACGTAACGCCCGATATAGCTGCCAAAGCGTGGCAGGTTCAGAAAGATCAGCTGGTTACCAGGCCGACGCGGCAACAGGTAAAACGGGCTGGGCCGGGTGGACAGGGCCCCGTAGTCGATTATTTTAGTAAGGCAGCTATGGAGCAGTATCTAAAGCGGTTCGATTCGACGCTGATCCATCTGCCGATGCGGCCCCGCGCGGTTTATAATGACTCCTACGAAGTATACGGCGCCAATTGGACGGATAATTTTCTAAACGAATTCCGGAATCGACGCAGCTACGATCTGGCCAGTCAACTGACTGCTTTTTTGGATACCAGTCAGACCGAACAAAGTATCCTTGTCCATCAGGACTATCACCAGACGCTGGCGGAGTTGCTGCGCGACGGGTTTACCCAGACCTGGGCCGACTGGGCACGTAAAGCGGGCTATCTGACCCGGAATCAGGCGCATGGCTCGCCCGGAAACCTCATTGACCTGTACGCCCGCGTTGATATTCCTGAAACGGAATCGTTCGGCTCCAGCCGTTATCCTATTCCCGGTTTGCGGGTTGATAAGGGTTACGAGGTGGAGCGCTTCGGAACCCCGAACCCGCTGGCGATGAAGTTTGCCTCGTCGGCGGCTAACCTGACCGGCAAACCATTGGTCAGTTCTGAATCCGGTACCTGGCTGGCCAATCATTTCCAGGTGTCGCTCTCGCAGCTAAAGCCGCAGTTTGACGAACTGTTCACTGCCGGAATTAACCACATTTTTTACCACGGCATTCCGTATTCGCCCCGGGCGGAGTCGTGGCCGGGCTGGCTGTTCTACGCGTCGACTAACTACGGCCCATCGTCGCATTTCTGGCCGCATTTGCCTCTGCTGAACCAGTATGTTGAACGCTGCCAGACGCGACTGCAGAACAGCCGGCCCGATAATGATGTGCTGGTTTACTTTCCCATTCATGACCTGTGGGCTACCCCGGCTAAATCGGAGGGACGCATTCACCAGCTGGAGGTGCATCACGTTGAACGCTGGCTGCTGCCTCAGCCCTATGGGCAACTAGGTGAGCAACTGCTGCAGCGCGGTTATTCGTTCGATGGTATTTCAGATGAGCTGCTAAACGGCCTGTCGATAACTAAACAGGGAATTCGAAGCGCAGGTGGAGCAACGTATCAGGTGATCCTGGTGCCGCGCACGACGTATATACCCGAAACGACGCTCCGACAGCTCGACAAACTGGCCCGGCAGGGCGCGCGGGTGGTTTTTGAGGGTGACCTGCCCCAGCAGGCAGCGGGCTTCCACGAACACCAGACACGCTCGGCGGAGGTGCAGCGGCTGGGTGAAAGTCTCAAGAAACAGCCTAGTGTAACGATCAGTGCCGACCCTTATGATGCCCTGAACCGCCTGGGTATCCGGGTAGAGCCGTGGGCCGCTCAGGGGCTATCGTTCATTCGCAAACGGAGGCCTGCCAGGCAGTCGGCCGATACGACTCAGTATTTTATCGCTAATCTTGGCAATCGGTATCATCAGAACTGGGTTACGCTCTCGGCGAAGGGTCATGTGAGCCGTTACGATCCACTGACGGGCCATACCGAAGTCCTACCGGTTCGGCAGGGGAAGAATGGTCAACCTGAGGTGTTTTTAGCGGTCGAGCCGGGACAGTCATGTTTCATCAACGTGGCACCGTCGACAGCTCACAAACCGGCTGGCAGACCGGTGAGTTCGGTTAGTCAGCAGCCGCAGAATTCCCGTTCGGAACCGGCTCTTGTGCTACAGGGACCGTGGCAGTTTCAGTTTGGTCCGGGCCGACCGGCGCTGATAGCCTCGGCCACTTTACCCACACTGGTCTCGTGGACAGCCCTGTCAGATTCGGCCGGTTATTTTTCCGGTATAGGCCGCTACACTACTATGTTCAATCTGCCCGCAGGGCAGTCGGCCGCACAGGCGTTTGTGCTCGACCTGGGCGACGTGCGGGAAGTAGCCGACGTACGACTCAACGGCCAGCTGCTCGGTACGGCATGGTGTTTGCCGTTTCGGCTCACTATTCCGGCTAATCGGCTGAAGCGAACGGGCAACCGGCTGGAGGTTGCTGTAACGAATCTGTCGGCTAACTACATGCGGCTGTACGACCGCCTGAATCCGAGCTGGAAGAAGTTCAACGATATCAATATCGTGGATATTCGTTACCGTCCGTTTGATGCCACGACCTGGGAAGCGATGCCATCGGGCCTGCTGGGGCCAGTTACGCTCAGGCCGGTTGCTTCAATGAGCGAAGGTCACGCCCTGGGTAGGTAA
- a CDS encoding carboxylate-amine ligase: MSIQKEDFTIGVEEEYQIIHPQTRELRSRAQSILSKARAAVGDQVTQELYLSQIEIGTSVCRSLTEVRTELQHLRSELIAAAEREGSRIAAAGTHPFSHWDKQKLTPKERYTELATDYQQLVREQLIFGCHVHVGIPDREIAIQVMNRARPWLAPLLALACNSPFWLGTDTGYASFRTEIWGRWPMSGTPHVFSSRSDYDRLVDDLVAVGSISDASKIYWDIRPSSHYETLEFRVTDVCLTVNEAVMIAGLVRALARTCALEAERYVEITHVRPEILWAAKWQAARFGLDEKLFYTQERQAIPAPALIEKFLTYVRPALEEYGEWDEISALVREVLKRGTGASRQRAAFARNSSLEDVVDLIVAETGR; this comes from the coding sequence GTGTCCATTCAGAAAGAAGATTTCACCATCGGGGTTGAAGAAGAATACCAGATCATTCACCCGCAGACCCGTGAGCTGCGTTCCCGCGCTCAGTCGATTCTATCCAAAGCACGAGCCGCTGTGGGCGATCAGGTAACGCAGGAACTCTACCTGTCGCAGATTGAAATTGGCACCTCTGTTTGCCGGTCGCTGACCGAGGTCCGGACCGAACTTCAGCATTTACGCAGTGAACTGATAGCCGCTGCCGAACGGGAAGGCAGCCGCATTGCCGCGGCCGGCACCCACCCCTTCTCGCACTGGGACAAGCAAAAGCTGACGCCTAAGGAGCGCTACACCGAACTGGCAACCGACTATCAGCAACTGGTACGGGAGCAGCTCATCTTCGGCTGTCACGTGCACGTGGGCATACCCGACCGCGAGATTGCCATTCAGGTTATGAACCGCGCCCGGCCGTGGCTGGCTCCGCTGCTGGCACTGGCCTGCAACTCGCCCTTCTGGCTGGGAACCGACACCGGCTACGCCAGCTTCCGCACGGAAATCTGGGGGCGCTGGCCCATGTCGGGCACTCCGCACGTGTTCAGTTCCCGCTCGGACTACGACCGGCTCGTGGATGATTTAGTGGCCGTAGGCAGCATCTCCGATGCCAGTAAGATCTATTGGGATATTCGTCCTTCCTCCCACTACGAAACGCTGGAGTTCCGGGTTACGGATGTATGTCTGACGGTCAACGAAGCCGTTATGATTGCGGGGCTGGTGCGTGCACTGGCGAGAACCTGCGCCCTGGAAGCCGAGCGTTACGTCGAAATTACCCACGTCCGGCCCGAAATTTTGTGGGCCGCCAAGTGGCAGGCTGCCCGCTTCGGCCTTGACGAAAAGCTGTTCTATACGCAGGAAAGGCAGGCGATACCGGCACCCGCCCTGATCGAGAAATTCTTGACCTATGTGCGGCCGGCGCTGGAAGAATACGGCGAATGGGACGAAATCTCTGCGCTGGTACGGGAAGTGCTGAAGCGGGGCACGGGAGCCAGTCGCCAGCGTGCCGCGTTTGCCCGGAACAGCAGCCTGGAAGACGTCGTTGATCTTATCGTCGCCGAGACCGGCCGGTAA
- a CDS encoding GntR family transcriptional regulator, protein MIDKQSFDHRRQPQSFVDMYYNPSASVYKLQFNPKDKTPKYKQIVQSVITDIERGVLKKGAQLPSISELSVEYYLARDTVEKAYRELRERGYITSVQGKGYYVQANDAAKLKILLVFNKLSSYKKIIYYAFLKALGDRATVDLQIHHYSAQHFQEIIEKNLGKYNYYVVMPHFTQDLDKADYLKVLATIPTNELVLLDKDVPELTGNSLSVYQNFDKDICEALETAQDLLTKYSRMVLVLPGDGNYPVEIAHGFRSFCINYQKEFVIKENALNEHLQPGTAYVVIEETDLSELVKKVRQSSYLLGREIGIISFNETTLKELLNITVVTTDFEAMGYTAAALLLDHKQIKVKNPFYMIRRGSL, encoded by the coding sequence ATGATCGATAAACAATCATTTGACCATCGCCGTCAGCCACAGAGCTTTGTCGATATGTATTATAACCCGTCTGCTTCTGTCTATAAGCTTCAGTTTAACCCGAAAGACAAGACGCCGAAGTATAAGCAGATTGTTCAGTCGGTAATAACCGATATTGAGCGGGGCGTGTTGAAAAAAGGAGCGCAGTTACCGTCCATCAGCGAGTTAAGCGTTGAATATTATCTGGCGCGCGACACCGTTGAAAAAGCCTATCGTGAACTCCGGGAACGGGGATACATTACGTCGGTGCAGGGTAAGGGCTATTACGTGCAGGCCAATGATGCGGCCAAACTGAAAATCCTGCTTGTTTTCAACAAACTCAGTTCCTACAAGAAAATCATTTACTATGCTTTCCTGAAAGCCCTCGGCGATCGGGCCACCGTCGATCTGCAGATTCACCACTACAGTGCGCAGCACTTTCAGGAGATCATCGAAAAAAACCTGGGCAAATACAATTATTACGTCGTGATGCCGCATTTTACGCAGGACCTCGATAAAGCCGATTATCTGAAGGTGCTGGCAACAATCCCGACCAATGAGCTGGTCTTGCTGGATAAAGACGTACCCGAACTAACTGGCAATTCACTGAGCGTTTATCAGAATTTCGACAAGGACATCTGTGAGGCACTGGAAACCGCTCAGGATCTGTTAACTAAATATAGTCGAATGGTGCTAGTCTTACCGGGCGACGGCAACTATCCCGTCGAGATCGCGCATGGGTTCCGGTCGTTCTGCATCAACTACCAGAAGGAGTTTGTTATTAAGGAGAACGCGCTAAACGAACATCTTCAGCCCGGTACGGCTTACGTCGTTATCGAAGAAACGGACCTTTCGGAACTAGTTAAGAAAGTGCGACAATCGAGCTATCTGCTGGGACGTGAAATCGGCATCATTTCGTTCAACGAAACGACGCTGAAGGAACTGCTGAACATCACCGTCGTAACGACCGACTTTGAAGCGATGGGCTACACAGCAGCCGCGTTACTGCTCGACCATAAGCAGATTAAAGTGAAAAACCCGTTTTACATGATCCGGCGCGGCTCGTTATGA
- a CDS encoding nuclear transport factor 2 family protein, which yields MKYLTSFLIAAVLLGGSITSAVAQKNEKGVADAVERLRKAMIDPTEVSLQAIASDKLSYGHSSGKIEDKAEFIRALVSNESDFKTIDLTEQTIALVDNTALVRHKLSAETANSGTPGTARLSVLLVWVYQQGGWKLLARQAVKI from the coding sequence ATGAAGTATCTGACTAGTTTTCTTATCGCAGCTGTTTTGCTGGGCGGCTCCATAACCAGTGCTGTTGCTCAGAAAAACGAGAAAGGCGTGGCCGATGCCGTAGAACGGCTCCGCAAAGCCATGATTGACCCAACGGAGGTATCGCTACAGGCCATCGCTTCCGACAAGTTAAGTTATGGCCATTCGAGCGGAAAGATAGAGGACAAAGCTGAGTTTATCCGGGCACTGGTCAGTAACGAATCTGATTTCAAAACGATCGACCTGACGGAGCAGACGATCGCGCTGGTGGACAATACGGCTCTGGTCCGCCATAAGCTGTCGGCCGAAACCGCGAACAGCGGTACGCCGGGAACAGCCCGTCTGTCGGTGCTGCTGGTGTGGGTTTACCAGCAGGGTGGCTGGAAACTACTGGCCCGGCAGGCTGTGAAAATTTAA
- a CDS encoding haloacid dehalogenase type II, translating to MPVFSRPRALVFDVNETLLDMSPVKQAFLETFDTEFAFTYWFSLMLQYSLVDTVSGSYHTFPQIGEAVLKMTTEFFNRPLSEEVQKQLLHTMAHLPPHPDVEDGLQQLRQAGFRLAALTNSPGDSLSQHMQQTGLGHYFEGLWTVDDVQVFKPSPKTYQLALSRLGLGPQETMMVAAHGWDIAGAARVGMQTAFIARNGQSVYPLATPATLTGDTVGAIARQLIAH from the coding sequence ATGCCTGTCTTTTCCCGCCCCCGGGCCCTTGTGTTCGATGTTAACGAAACCCTGCTGGATATGAGCCCCGTGAAGCAGGCATTTCTGGAAACGTTTGACACAGAGTTTGCCTTTACCTACTGGTTCTCGCTGATGCTGCAGTACTCACTGGTCGACACCGTTTCCGGCTCTTACCACACCTTCCCGCAGATTGGCGAAGCGGTCCTGAAGATGACTACTGAGTTTTTCAATCGACCCCTCTCAGAAGAGGTTCAAAAACAGTTACTGCATACAATGGCCCATTTACCTCCGCATCCGGATGTGGAAGATGGACTACAGCAACTCAGGCAGGCCGGGTTCCGGCTGGCCGCCCTGACCAACTCCCCCGGAGACAGCCTTAGCCAGCACATGCAGCAAACAGGGCTAGGCCATTATTTTGAGGGGTTATGGACCGTTGATGATGTTCAGGTATTCAAACCCAGCCCTAAAACGTACCAGCTTGCCTTATCCCGGCTAGGCCTCGGCCCCCAGGAAACCATGATGGTTGCTGCACATGGCTGGGATATTGCCGGAGCTGCCCGGGTTGGTATGCAGACTGCTTTTATTGCCCGAAACGGCCAGTCAGTTTATCCATTAGCCACTCCGGCCACCCTCACGGGGGATACAGTCGGGGCAATTGCCCGACAGCTAATTGCCCACTAA